One segment of Strix aluco isolate bStrAlu1 chromosome 4, bStrAlu1.hap1, whole genome shotgun sequence DNA contains the following:
- the CDCA4 gene encoding LOW QUALITY PROTEIN: cell division cycle-associated protein 4 (The sequence of the model RefSeq protein was modified relative to this genomic sequence to represent the inferred CDS: inserted 1 base in 1 codon) gives MGEEEGLHQTQLLRLSMPVETREERGETASPIGEIQPLRCLLLCEAAAPDFHQVWSLMGARSWEPLPXLRCHDLWTCSPLVPECRLWDPVHMFLTPVVPQWPFYNLDTMFVRGLKRKCFDGEEDIEGTLAGIKAIPSYNIQRQSLLDMSLVKLQLCHMLVEPNLCRSVLIANTVRQIQEEMTQDGTWQMINTQSTGQASLDRLVSTDILCRSSREQAEGKHVPGYSTFNKDFEGDQAQDSSETMSTASSVQAPRNLQSNVWEMENPQENKGNFQKSLDQIFETLENKSPNSVEDLFSEVDNSYYDLDTMLTGMMSNTKMGHCDGLETFSSPTTTASNSNCKSDLNELDHIVEILVES, from the exons AGGTTAAGCATGCCAGTAGAAACTCGGGAGGAGCGAGGAGAAACTGCCTCTCCAATAGGTGAAATACAGCCGTTGAGATGTTTGCTTCTGTGCGAAGCAGCGGCTCCTGACTTCCATCAAGTGTGGAGCTTAATGGGAGCCAGGAGCTGGGAGCCCCTGC CTCTTCGATGCCATGACTTGTGGACCTGCTCACCCCTGGTTCCCGAGTGCCGTCTTTGGGACCCAGTCCATATGTTCCTGACCCCTGTTGTACCACAATGGCCATTCTATAACCTG gacaCAATGTTCGTGCGAGgattaaagagaaaatgttttgatgGCGAAGAAGATATTGAAGGAACTCTGGCTGGTATTAAGGCTATTCCTTCATACAATATTCAGCGACAGTCACTTTTAGATATGTCCTTGGTTAAACTTCAGCTGTGTCACATGCTGGTTGAACCTAACCTTTGTCGTTCGGTACTTATAGCCAACACAGTACGGCAGATCCAAGAGGAAATGACTCAAGATGGGACTTGGCAGATGATAAATACACAGAGTACAGGGCAGGCATCCCTGGATCGTCTCGTTTCAACAGATATCCTCTGTCGTTCATCTAGGGAACAAGCTGAGGGAAAGCATGTTCCAGGCTATAGTACTTTCAATAAAGACTTTGAGGGTGACCAGGCACAAGATAGTTCAGAAACTATGTCAACAGCCTCTTCAGTGCAAGCTCCGAGAAACCTGCAGAGCAATGTGTGGGAAATGGAGAATCcacaagaaaataaaggaaactttCAAAAATCATTAGATCAAATATTTGAGACACTGGAGAATAAAAGTCCTAATTCTGTTGAAGATCTGTTTTCAGAAGTTGACAATTCTTACTATGATCTTGATACTATGTTAACAGGCATGATGAGCAACACAAAAATGGGACACTGTGACGGGCTTGAAACGTTTTCTTCTCCAACAACTACAGCTTCTAACTCTAATTGTAAATCTGATCTTAATGAGCTTGATCATATTGTGGAAATCCTTGTTGAATCCTGA
- the LOC141922029 gene encoding SERTA domain-containing protein 2-like translates to MLGRGLKRKLSDYEENMAGLSSAFDSSRNLPYPLKRQLVLNMCLTKLQTYKMLVEPNLHRSVLIANTVRQIQEEMRQESNQQPINVCPGITPSSHSYTGMESSGISLQLPSGISQQESNCCDLRSVEDPIENSLLIVSDDDMSSAISSILKDLDFVEDISPPTCLVPTGDDQPKFPENTGLKLEDDRQDLKGAECVFGSFEISNSTSYLKDLAIDDIFEDIDTSMYDSDFCCPPLMPPRPPSLATEEPLKTFPSCNSSSASNIQICRTDLSELDHIMEILVGS, encoded by the coding sequence ATGTTGGGGAGAGGTCTAAAACGCAAGCTGAGTGACTATGAGGAGAACATGGCTGGTCTCTCGAGTGCCTTTGATTCCAGTCGAAATCTGCCATATCCGCTTAAGAGGCAGTTGGTGCTCAATATGTGCCTCACCAAGTTACAGACATACAAAATGCTGGTGGAACCGAACTTGCACCGCTCTGTCCTCATAGCCAACACAGTTCGGCAAATCCAAGAGGAAATGAGACAAGAGAGTAATCAGCAGCCAATTAATGTCTGCCCTGGCATTACTCCTAGTTCTCACAGCTACACAGGGATGGAGTCATCTGGGATTTCTCTTCAGTTGCCTTCAGGTATTAGTCAGCAAGAGTCTAACTGTTGCGACTTGCGGTCTGTAGAAGACCCAATTGAAAATAGCCTGCTGATAGTTTCAGATGATGATATGTCATCTGCTATTTCATCTATTCTGAAGGATTTAGACTTTGTAGAAGATATAAGCCCACCTACTTGTCTGGTTCCAACTGGAGATGACCAGCCAAAGTTTCCAGAAAATACCGGTCTAAAACTAGAAGATGATAGACAGGATTTGAAGGGAGCTGAATGTGTGTTCGGTTCCTTTGAGATTTCAAATTCAACTAGTTACTTGAAGGATTTGGCAATAGATGACATTTTTGAAGATATCGACACGTCAATGTACGATTCGGACTTTTGTTGCCCTCCGCTAATGCCGCCCAGACCACCATCTCTTGCTACAGAAGAACCGTTGAAGACCTTTCCATCTTGTAATTCTTCTTCAGCGAGCAACATTCAGATATGTAGAACAGATCTGAGTGAGTTGGACCACATCATGGAAATTCTCGTTGGATCCTGA